The sequence CAGGGGAGGGCCCCCGACCCTGGGACCAGGGGCCGGGGGCCGGAGAGGATGGCTCAGGCGGCCGGGATCGGTTGCCGGCGCGGGCCGGGCTCGCGCAGCTCCGCCACGGTCGGCGACTCGGCGTCCTCCGGGGTACCGGAATCCGGCGTCTGAAAGAGATAGCGGACGAAATCCCCGCCCACCTCGTTGTCGTCCGCTCCGGGCCACTGCCCCACACAGTCGACGCCGATCACCTCCCGACCGGTGCCGTCGGCCTCCTCGAGCAGTGCCCACAGCGTCACCGGGTAGCTCCGGGTGGCCTCCGGGGTGACCTGCCACCGGGCGTACCAGCCGGGGCGGGCGGGGACGATCTCAACGATCCTCTTCATGACGACCTTCCCTTCCGCGTGCATCGGAAGTCTTCCGGTCCACCCCGATCGTGGAACACCACCGGGTGAGGAGCCCTCACCCCCGTCGAGTGAAGCTCGTCGACCGCCCAGGCCCCCGTTTCCTTCCGCCCGGCGGCGGGAAGGCGACCCGCGGAAGGCGGAACCGACGAGGAACGAGGTGCGACGATGCGCAAGCAGATGGAGGGCGACAACCAGCGCCGCCGGACGCTGGCCCGAGAGGCCCGGGAACGGGGTCGGCGGCCGAGCCAGACCGGCGCCAGCCTGAGCGCGTCCAAGCAGATCACCTCGCTGGACCAGCGGGAACGATCCGGCCCGCCACCGGCGGGGCGCCGGCACAAGCCCGACACCACGCGCGGCGGTCCGGCGCCGCCGCCGGCCGGTGTCCCGGAACGTCCCCGGCCCCGCCCGGACGAGACCCCGGGTGCCGCGCGGGTGACCACGCTGGGCTACCGGGATCTCGTCGAGGACGTCAGCCGGCGGGCCGGGGTCGACTTCTCCACCGCGAAGGTGGCGGCGGAGGCGACGGTGCTCGCGCTCGCCTGTGCCTTGGACGACGCCGCGCGCGAACGGCTGCTCGAGGCGGTGCCGCTGAAGCTGCACGACGTGGTGCCGGTGGAGGGCGTCGGGCGGCACCGGGATCTGCCCGGCTTCCTCGCCGAGGTGGGCCGCCGCAGCCGCCTCACCCCGGAGCAGGCGCGCTACCAGGCCGAGGCGACCCTGGCCGCGTTGGCGGACGCCGACGGCGATCTGGTCGAGTCGCTGCACGTACCGGACGGGTTGCGGGACCTGCTGGCACCGCCGTCGCCCGGCGGTGGCCTGGTGGGGCCGCAGTCCGCCACCGCACCGCTGGACGAGCAGGAGCTGCGCGACGCGCTCGCCCGGCTGCCGTACTGGTCCAGCGACCGGCAGTCGCTGGTACGCACCATCGAGCTGCCGGCCGGCAACCTGGACCGGGTGCTCGACCTCCTCGACCAGCTCAAGGCGGAGACCGGGCGTGGCCCGCAGATCGGCCGGCCCGACCCGGACAGCGCCGTGATCACCGTACAGACCCAGCAGGTCGACGGGGTGACGGCGCTGGACGTGGACCTGGCCCGGCGGATCGACGACGCCATCGACGAGGCGGGTGCCGGCATCAACGCCGGCTGAGCCGGCGCGGGCCGGCGGGCACCGCGCCCGCCGGCCCGGACGGGTACCGTTGCCCGCCGTGGGGAGCGCGACGGGTCTGGAGATCGCCGTGGACCGGGCCCGGCCGACCGGGCGGATCCTCCTCGCCGACGGCGTCGAGCAGTCCTACGTGGACATCGCCGACCCGCACCACCTGCATTTCGAGTACGTCCGCCGGATGGCCGCGGTGGTCGATCTGGCCGCGCCGGCGGGCCGGCCGCTGGCGGTGCTGCACCTGGGCGGCGGGGCGCTGACCCTGCCGCGCTGGCTGGCCGCCACCCGGCCCGGCTCCCCGCAGCGGGTGGTCGAGCGGGACCCCGCGGTGGTCGAGCTGGTGCGCCGCGAGCTGCCGCCGACGCCGGCCGAGGTGACCGTGGAGATCGGCGACGCCCGGGACGCGGTGACCGCCGCACCGTCCGGCGGCTACGACCTGGTGCTCGCCGACGTCTACCGGGCGGCCCGGATGCCCGGGCACGTCACCAGCGTCGAGTTCGTCGCCGAGGTGGCCCGGGTGCTCCGGCCGGACGGCGTCTACCTGGTCAACGTCACCGACCTGCCGCCGCTGGTCTTCTCCCGTACCCAGGTGGCCACGCTGCGCGCCGTCTTCGCCGACGTCTGCCTGGTCGCGGACCGGCGCATGCTGCGCGGCCGGCGCTACGGCAACCTGGTGCTCGCCGCCGCCCACCGCCCCGACCGGCTGCCGGTACGCCGGCTCGCCGCCCGGGTGGCGCGGGACCCGGTGCCCGGCGGCGTGCTGCACGGGGCCGCCTTGGACGCGTTCGTCGCCGGCACCCGCCCGGCCACCGACGCCGGCCTCACCGTCGGCTGACCGGACGCCCTACATCGTGTTGATGATCAGCCCGATGTGGGTGAAGTAGTTCAGCGCGCCGAACAGGGTGAAGGCGATGCCGGCGATCGCCCAGGCGACCCCGACGATCGCCAGCAGCACCCGGTTCAGCCGGATCAGGGCGAACGGGGTGAGCACGGAACCGATCCCGACGAGCACGTACAGGCCGGAGATGAAGGTCGCCTCGATCAGTGGATACTCCGCGAAGGCGCCCGAGATCGGCTCCTGGGGCGGCGCGGCGAAGAGCGTGTAGGTCCACCCGGCGGCGGCGATGCCGAAGCAGGCCAGCCCCAGCGCGAACACGAAGATCGAGATCGGCCAGAGCAGTCGGCGTACCTGCTCGGTACGGAGGCCGCCGTCCTCCAGCGACGCCTCGGCGAACACCCGGCCGCGCCGCCAGAGGACGACCGCCGCGCCGAGCATCAGCGTCCCGAACCCGAGCGCCGGCTCGCCGAAGATGATGTTGTCGAAGGCGAAGCCTCCGGGCGCGAGCGGCCAGGTCAGCGTCATGTGCAGACCGGTGGCGAAGAGGATCACGCCGAGGATCGCGAAGGCGATCGCCCAGCCCTCGGTGGCGATCGGCCGGTCCGTCATCATCTGCCAGCCGAGCGCCACGATCAGCAGCAGGCCGACCCCCGCGGCCAACGCCATGATCGTGTTGTACGTGGGCATCTCCGCCCAGTTGATCTTCAAGCCCTGCTGGGCCAGTGTCTCGGACACCCCGTCCCCCTCCCTCGCCTACGCGGCCTCTGCCGCGCGGGCCACGCGCGTGGTGCGGCGGAAAACGCAGGGGCGCGTTCCCGCAATCGGGGGAGGGAAACCACCGCGGTGGGGCTGGTCGCCCGGCCACCGGGCCCGAAGCCGCCACCGGGCGGGCGTCAGCCGCGGTGCACCACCTCGGGCGACTCGCTCTCTAGGGGTACGGCGTGCGCCGGCACCAGGCCGAGCCGCACCGCCGGACGGGACAGGGTCGCGTCGAGCAGCCAGTCGGCAGCCACCCGGGGCCGGTTCCCCGGCATGGCAAGCAGGTGGTAACCGCGGGTGACGGCCTTCGCCGGCAGGCCGGAGAGCGACACCTTCAGCGGGTTGGCCGCCGCCTCCTTGCCGCCCAGGTCGACCACCCAGCCCAGGTCGTAGTGTTTGTACGGCTTGCGGAGGCCCTGCCCGTACGAGGCGGCGATGTTGTGTGCGGCGAGCTTGCCCTGGCGCTGGGCGTGCTGCGCGGTCATCGCGCAGATCTGCCCGGGCCGGCTCGGGTCGGGCACCGCCGCCGCGTCGCCGCAGGCGTACACCTCGGGACAGCCGGGGACGTTCAGGTACTCGTCGACCACCAGCCGCCCCCGCTCGGTGCGCAGACCCAGCTCGGCGACGAACGGATCGGGCCGTACCCCGACGCACCAGACCAGGCTGCACGTGGGGACGTACTCGCCGTCGGTGAGCATGACGCCGTCCGGGGTGGCCTCGGAGACCGACGTGCCCATCCGCACGTCCACCCCGCGCCGGCGCAGCACCCGGTCGGCGGTGGTCGACATCCGCTGGTCCAGCTCGGGCAGCACCCGGGGCGCCACGTCGAGCAGCATCCAACGCGGGCGGACCTTGAGGTGCGGACGCTGGGCGATGAGCCGGTCGGTGAAGAGCTGCCCGTGCGCGGCGACCTCGGTGCCGGTGTAGCCGGCGCCCACCACCACGAACGTGGTCCGGGCCCGCTGCTCGGCGGGGTCGTCGGTCACCTCGGCCAGCTCGATCTGCCGGACCACGTGGTCGTGCAGGTAGAGCGCCTCGGGCAGGCCGCGGAAGCCGTGCGCGTACTCGGTCACCCCGGGGATGGGCAGCAGTTTGTTGACGCTGCCGACGGAGAGCACCAGCCGGTCATACGCCAGCTGGCCGTCGTCGCCCTCCGGGGAGCGGAAGCCGACCCAGCGGTTCTGCAGGTCCACCCGGTTCGCCTCGCCGATCACCACCCGGACCCCGTTCAGGGTGCCGGCGAGCGGCACGGCGATCCGGGTCGGCTCGACCACCCCGGCGGCGACCTCGGGCAGCAGCGGCAGGTAGAGGAAGTAGTCGGTCGTGTTCAGCAGGACGATCTCGGCCCGGTTGGCGGCCAGCCGACTCAACGTCTTCGCCGCGTGGTATCCGGCGAACCCGGCCCCCACGATCACCACACGAGGTTTCGTCATGCCCGCTGCCGTTCCCGTCGACACGCCCGGCAAACGTAGGGGTCGCGGGCCGGCTCCTTCCGTCGGATGAAGATAGACACAGCTGCATGCGTCCGAGGAGCATGCGGTGATGAACAGTCACACCGGACACGGGCACCCCACGAGGTCGACCCGGCGCACGTTCCTGACCGCCTCCGCCGCGGCCACCGCCGCCACCGTCGCCGCGCCCTTCGCCGCCACGCCGGCCACCGCCGGGGAGGCGGTCGTCCCACCCGGCCCGGGCCACCCGATCGTGCCGCAGCCGCCGGGCCGGGAACTGTCCGCGCTGCTGCGTGAGGTCGACCGGGACCGGATCGAGGCCACCGTCCGCCGGCTGGCCGCGTTCGGCACCCGGCACACCCTGTCCAGCCAGGACGATCCCGTCCGGGGCATCGGCGCCGCCCGGGACTGGATCTACGAGCAGCTCTCCGGGTACGCCGCCGCCTCCGGCGGCCGGATGACCGTCGAGCTCCAGTCGTACGTCCAGCAGCCCGCCTCCCGGATCCCCACCCCCACCAGGATCACCAACGTGGTGGCCACCCTGCGCGGCGACGTCACGCCCGACCGGGTGTACGTGATCACCGGCCACTACGACTCCCGCGCCACCGACGTGATGGACGCGGTGAGCGACGCCCCGGGCGCCGACGACGACGCCTCCGGCGTGGCGGTGGTCATGGAGCTGGCCCGGGTGATGGCGACCCGCCGCACCGAGGCCACCATCGTCTTCGCCGCCGTCGCCGGGGAGGAGCAGAACCTGTACGGCTCGGCATACCTGGCGAAACAGCTCAAGGCGGCCGGCGTGGACTGCCAGGGCATGTTCAGCAACGACATCGTCGGGAGTTCGACCGCCGACGACGGCACCCGCGACCCGCGTGCGGTCCGGCTCTTCGCCGAGGGGGTGCCGACGGCGGAGACCGCGTCGGAGGCGAGCACCCGGCAGTCCGTCGGCGGCGAGAACGACTCGCCGTCCCGGCAGCTGGCCCGCTTCGTCACCGACGTGGCGGAGAACGGGGCCACCGGGATGAAGGTACGAGTGATCTACCGGCGGGACCGGTACCTGCGCGGCAGCGACCACATCTCGTTCCTGCGGGAGGGCTGGCCGGCGGGCCGGTTCACCGAGCCGAACGAGGACTTCGCCCACCAGCACCAGGACGTCCGGGTGGTCGACGGCGTGCAGTACGGGGACCTGCCGGAGTTCTGCGACTACGAGTACATCACCCGGGTGGCCCGGGTGAACGGCGCGACGCTGTGGTCGCTGGCCCAGGCGCCGGGCACCCCGAAGCGGGTCACCATCGTCACCACCAACCTCACCAACGACACCACCCTGCGCTGGCAGCGCGGCCCCGAGCCGGACATCGCCGGCTACGAGGTGGTGTGGCGGGAGACCACCGCCGCCGAGTGGCAGAAGGTGCTTCCGGTCGGCGACGTCACCGAGGTGACCATCGCCCTGTCCAAGGACAACGTCTTCTTCGGCGTCCGGGCGGTGGACCGGGACGGGCACCGCAGCCCGGTCGCCTTCCCGAAGCCGGGCAGCTGACCGGAGCACCACGTCGCGGGCCCCGCCAGCACCGGACGCTGGCGGGGCCCGCCGGGTAAGTCAGGGCCGCTCGGCGACCCGCCCCGCGCCGCGACCTGGGCCGTCGCGGGGAGGAACCCGGACCGCCACATCACCCGGACCGGGTGGGGTGGCCTCACCCGGGCGCGGCGGAGGGTGGAGGGAGCGCGAGAGCCAAGGGAGGAAACGACATGTCGGTCCGCACCACGGTGCGTCCCTCACCCGAGGACGTGTTCCCGATCCACCCGGCGTACGGCTACCGGATGCGGCGGCAACGGCATCCGGTGGGGGTACGCGGCGGGCCGCGGCCGGCCCCCGGGGGCCCCTGGCTGGACGACGCCGCGCGGTACCAGGTGCGGGCCCGCTACGCGCTGCGCGACCGGCAACTGGCCCGGGCTCTCGTGGCGGCCGTCAGCCAACCCGGTGACTCGACCGAGAACCTGGCCGGCCAACTGGAGCAGCGGATGGACGCGCTGGTGCACCGCGCCGGCTTCGCCCGCTCCATCAGCGAGGCCCGCGACCTGGTCGCGCACAACACCTTCACCGTCGACGGCGGGCGGGTCAACCGGGCTTCGTACCTGGTCCGGCCGGGGCAGACCATCCAGGTGCGGCCGGACCGGCAGTGCCGGGGCCGGGTCGCCGTCGCGATGGCCGAACAGGCCGAGGGCGACCGTCCGCCCTACCTGGACGTCCGCATGGACCGCGGCACCGCCACCCTGACCCGGGAGCCGCAGCGCCAGGAGGTGCCGCCGCTGCGGGACGTCCCGCTCGCCGTCCAGACCATCGAAGGGAGCCCGCTGTGAGCATCCTGCCGACCGACCGACGGATCGCGAACTACCAGCAGCAGAGTGGCCGCCCCCGGCTCACCGCCCGGCAGCGCCGCCGCGTGGACCACAAGCAGGCGAAGTTGCAGCGCGTGACCGGGCAGCGCCCACCGGCCCGCCCGCAAGGAGGGGCCCCCTCTTGACGCCTCCGGTAGAGCAGGCCCCGGTTAACCAGTCGGGTCGCCGGCGGGTCCGGGTGCGGTGATCGCCCACCGCTCGTGGTCCCGCCAGGCCCCGTCGATGAAGAGGTAGTCCGGCGAGAACCCCTCCAGCCGGAAGCCGAGGCGGCGGGCCAGCCGCCTCGACTGCTCGTTGCCGGGCTGGATGTTCGCCTCCAGCCGGTGCAGCCCCAGCGCGGTGAAGGCGTGCGCGATGACCAGGCGGATCCCGGCCGAGGCGTGCCCGGTGCCCGCGTACGGCAGGAAGGCGGCGTAGCCCAGGTAGCCGCCCCGCAGCGCGCCCATGACGATGCCGCTGATGTTGGCGTACCCGGCGATCTCGCCGCTGGCCACATCGCAGAACAGGTAGCCGGCGTCGCCCCGCCGCCGGATCTTGCGCAGGTACGCCGCGAACCGCTCGGGGTCGTCCGGGGCCGACAGCCACGGGTGGTGCAGGTCCCGGCTGCGCCGGGCGGCGGCGATGAACTCCGCCTCGTCGGTGGGCCGGGGGCGCCGGATGCCCACCCGACCGTCGGTACGCAGGTATCTCACGCTGCCCCACTCTCGGCCACCGGCCCCTGCCCTGTCCAACCGGGGTCGCGCGCCGGATCGACATCACCTACCGTGGGGCCGGACGACGGGAGGTCGATCATGGGTATGGCTCTGCTCGGCACGGTGCTGGTTCCCGCTTCGCCGCTGCGGGCCACGGTGTCCTGACCCGGGCCACACCCGGTCCCGGGTCCTCCCCCTCGGCACCATCCCCTCGCCGCGAAGCGATCAGGTGACCCGCCCCGCGCGGGTCCTTCGTTCTGGCGTGCCCACGCCACCGCGTCGCTTTCGAGGGAGTTCCTCGTGTTTCCGGAGAACCCGTCCAGGCACCCCGTCGTGCCCGGACCACGTACCCCTGCCCGGTGGCCGGCATGACGGCCACCGTTCCCACCAGCGGCCGGCTCGGCCGCGACTTCCTCCGCCTCTGGACCGCCACCGCGGTCTCGAATCTCGGCGACGGGGTCACCCTCGTCGCCGGCCCGCTGCTGGTCGCCTCGCTCGCCCCGGCCCCGGCCGCGGTCGCCGCCGCGGCGTTCGCCCCGCAGCTGCCCTGGCTGCTCTTCGCCCTGGTCAGCGGGGCGCTCGTCGACCGGCTGGACCGGCGCCGGCTGATCATCGGCGTCAACCTCGGCCGGTGCCTGGTCCTCGCCGCCCTGGCCGCGGCGGTGCTCGCCGGCGTGGCCACCGTGCCGCTGATCTGCCTGGCGTTCTTCCTCGCCGGGGTCGGGGAGACCCTGGCCGACACCGCCGCCGGGGCGCTGCTGCCGTCGGTGGTCCCGCCCGAGCGCCTGGAGCAGGCCAACAGCCGGCTCTTCGCCACCTTCGTCATCGGCAACCAGTTCGCGGCGAAGCCGCTCGGGGCGTACCTCTTCGTGGTCGCGGCGGCGTTGCCGTTCGGCTTCGACGCGGCCACCTTCGGGCTGGCCGCGCTGCTGCTGGCGCTGCTGCGCTGGCGGCCGGTCCCACCCGCGGCGACCGTGGACGCCGGCTCGCGACGCTCGCTGCGGGCGGACATCGCCGCCGGGGTACGGGCGCTCTGGGGCGTACCCGTCCTGCGGACCCTCGCCGGCTGCATCGCGGTGATGAACGTGGCGTTCTGCGCGGCGTTCGCGGCCTTCGTCCTGTACGCCCGGCAGCGGCTCGGCCTCACCGAGGTCGGGTACGGCCTGCTGCTGACCGCCTCCGCGCTCGGCGGGCTCGCCGGGAGCACCCTGGCGACCCGGCTGCGGGCCCGGTTCGGGGCGCCGGCGCTGCTGCGGGTCGGGCTACTGATCGAGATCGGGCTGCAGGTCGTGCTGCCGTCCACTCGGAACGCCTGGGTGGCCGGGACGGCCCTCGCCGTCTGGGGGATGCACGGCATGGTCTGGGGCGTGCTCGTGGTGTCGCTGCGGCAACGGCTCGTGCCGGACCGGCTGCGCGGCCGGGTGAACAGCGTCTACTCCCTCGCCGACCTGGGCGGAGCGGCCCTCGGCACGGTGACCGGTGGGCTCGTCGCCCAGGCCACGGGGAGCATTCTGGCGCCGTTCTGGCTGGCCGCCGGCGCGCTGGCGCTGCTCACCGCGCTGGCCTGGCGTCGCCTGGCCGACGCAGCGGGCTGACCCGCGGGGCGAGCGCCGGCGTCGCCGCCCTTACGAGATCTTGGATAGTTGCCGTCCCCGCGCGGACGGCAACTGTCCAGATCTGCCGTCAGGTCCGCAGTGGGAAATGCGGTAGGCCGATGGTCAAGGGCGGTAGTCGTCGTGCAGGGCGACGCGGGAGAACTCGTAGCCGTCGTGGGTACGCCAGTAGTGCAGCCGGCGGGCGGCGGCCGATTCTCGCTGTAGCGCCACCCGCCAGCAGATCGCGCCGTCGGGACGGCGGACGTAGGGGCTGCCGGCGTCGCCGCTGCGTAGGGGGTGCACGTCGCGGCCGGCGAGGTGCTGGGCCTGGCCGGTGAGCACCTCGACCACGACGGCGATCACCTTCGCCCGGCTGATGCCCTCAAGCTGTTCGACGGAATCAAGGAAACCGGGGGCCAACGTGTACGCGGCGAGGGGCTTGTCGGCCTTCTCGGCGGCGGGAATGCGCTGCGCCCACTCACAGCTGACCTCGTAGCGGAACTGTTCCTCTGGATCGAGGAACAGCGGCTCTGGTGTGCCTGCCGGCTGGCCGACGCGGCCCTGCATACTCCTGAGCTCCTTGCCCAGACGCTGCCGAGCCAGGTCGGCGCCACGGTAACGAGTCTGCAGCTGCTCGATGGAGCGGGTCGCCTGGGCGAGCCCGGCCTCGAGTTCGGCGGCCCGGGCGCGCAGGCCCGCCAGCTCGTCGGCGAGGACCTTGCGGGTCGCCCGCTCGGCCGCCAGCTCGTTGGTCAGTTGCAGTACGCGGGCCTGGTCCGCCGCCGGTACCGCCCCGGCGGGTCGCGCCATCGCCGCCGGCTGCGGCGTAGGAAGGCGTCGGGCCAGGTCCAACGGCGTCGGCTGGCGGGGTGCCACGGCCGGCGCGACCGGCAACCGCGGCGCGGCCACCGGCGGTACGGACGCCGGCGACGAAGGCGCTGCCGCAGCCGGGGGTTGCGGTGCCGGCTCGGTCGGGCGCAGCCATGGCGGCCCACCCGGAAGCAGGCTCGGTGCCGGCTTCGGCACCTCCTCGTCATCGACGTCGTCCAACCGCAACCGCATCGGATCGACCGCGACGAGACGGCAGGCGACGGTTTCCCCAACGCTGAACAAGCCGCTCAGGGTGTCCTTCTGGTTGCTGGTGACCGCTTCCCTGCCAACCTCGACGTCAAGGCCGGGCAGTAGCCGCACGGTGACCGCGTCGTCGGCCACGGCCGC comes from Micromonospora viridifaciens and encodes:
- a CDS encoding 4a-hydroxytetrahydrobiopterin dehydratase, translating into MRKQMEGDNQRRRTLAREARERGRRPSQTGASLSASKQITSLDQRERSGPPPAGRRHKPDTTRGGPAPPPAGVPERPRPRPDETPGAARVTTLGYRDLVEDVSRRAGVDFSTAKVAAEATVLALACALDDAARERLLEAVPLKLHDVVPVEGVGRHRDLPGFLAEVGRRSRLTPEQARYQAEATLAALADADGDLVESLHVPDGLRDLLAPPSPGGGLVGPQSATAPLDEQELRDALARLPYWSSDRQSLVRTIELPAGNLDRVLDLLDQLKAETGRGPQIGRPDPDSAVITVQTQQVDGVTALDVDLARRIDDAIDEAGAGINAG
- a CDS encoding spermidine synthase, whose product is MGSATGLEIAVDRARPTGRILLADGVEQSYVDIADPHHLHFEYVRRMAAVVDLAAPAGRPLAVLHLGGGALTLPRWLAATRPGSPQRVVERDPAVVELVRRELPPTPAEVTVEIGDARDAVTAAPSGGYDLVLADVYRAARMPGHVTSVEFVAEVARVLRPDGVYLVNVTDLPPLVFSRTQVATLRAVFADVCLVADRRMLRGRRYGNLVLAAAHRPDRLPVRRLAARVARDPVPGGVLHGAALDAFVAGTRPATDAGLTVG
- a CDS encoding DUF981 family protein, whose translation is MSETLAQQGLKINWAEMPTYNTIMALAAGVGLLLIVALGWQMMTDRPIATEGWAIAFAILGVILFATGLHMTLTWPLAPGGFAFDNIIFGEPALGFGTLMLGAAVVLWRRGRVFAEASLEDGGLRTEQVRRLLWPISIFVFALGLACFGIAAAGWTYTLFAAPPQEPISGAFAEYPLIEATFISGLYVLVGIGSVLTPFALIRLNRVLLAIVGVAWAIAGIAFTLFGALNYFTHIGLIINTM
- a CDS encoding NAD(P)/FAD-dependent oxidoreductase → MTKPRVVIVGAGFAGYHAAKTLSRLAANRAEIVLLNTTDYFLYLPLLPEVAAGVVEPTRIAVPLAGTLNGVRVVIGEANRVDLQNRWVGFRSPEGDDGQLAYDRLVLSVGSVNKLLPIPGVTEYAHGFRGLPEALYLHDHVVRQIELAEVTDDPAEQRARTTFVVVGAGYTGTEVAAHGQLFTDRLIAQRPHLKVRPRWMLLDVAPRVLPELDQRMSTTADRVLRRRGVDVRMGTSVSEATPDGVMLTDGEYVPTCSLVWCVGVRPDPFVAELGLRTERGRLVVDEYLNVPGCPEVYACGDAAAVPDPSRPGQICAMTAQHAQRQGKLAAHNIAASYGQGLRKPYKHYDLGWVVDLGGKEAAANPLKVSLSGLPAKAVTRGYHLLAMPGNRPRVAADWLLDATLSRPAVRLGLVPAHAVPLESESPEVVHRG
- a CDS encoding M20/M25/M40 family metallo-hydrolase, encoding MNSHTGHGHPTRSTRRTFLTASAAATAATVAAPFAATPATAGEAVVPPGPGHPIVPQPPGRELSALLREVDRDRIEATVRRLAAFGTRHTLSSQDDPVRGIGAARDWIYEQLSGYAAASGGRMTVELQSYVQQPASRIPTPTRITNVVATLRGDVTPDRVYVITGHYDSRATDVMDAVSDAPGADDDASGVAVVMELARVMATRRTEATIVFAAVAGEEQNLYGSAYLAKQLKAAGVDCQGMFSNDIVGSSTADDGTRDPRAVRLFAEGVPTAETASEASTRQSVGGENDSPSRQLARFVTDVAENGATGMKVRVIYRRDRYLRGSDHISFLREGWPAGRFTEPNEDFAHQHQDVRVVDGVQYGDLPEFCDYEYITRVARVNGATLWSLAQAPGTPKRVTIVTTNLTNDTTLRWQRGPEPDIAGYEVVWRETTAAEWQKVLPVGDVTEVTIALSKDNVFFGVRAVDRDGHRSPVAFPKPGS
- the rpsD gene encoding 30S ribosomal protein S4; translation: MSVRTTVRPSPEDVFPIHPAYGYRMRRQRHPVGVRGGPRPAPGGPWLDDAARYQVRARYALRDRQLARALVAAVSQPGDSTENLAGQLEQRMDALVHRAGFARSISEARDLVAHNTFTVDGGRVNRASYLVRPGQTIQVRPDRQCRGRVAVAMAEQAEGDRPPYLDVRMDRGTATLTREPQRQEVPPLRDVPLAVQTIEGSPL
- a CDS encoding GNAT family N-acetyltransferase, producing MRYLRTDGRVGIRRPRPTDEAEFIAAARRSRDLHHPWLSAPDDPERFAAYLRKIRRRGDAGYLFCDVASGEIAGYANISGIVMGALRGGYLGYAAFLPYAGTGHASAGIRLVIAHAFTALGLHRLEANIQPGNEQSRRLARRLGFRLEGFSPDYLFIDGAWRDHERWAITAPGPAGDPTG
- a CDS encoding MFS transporter, with product MTATVPTSGRLGRDFLRLWTATAVSNLGDGVTLVAGPLLVASLAPAPAAVAAAAFAPQLPWLLFALVSGALVDRLDRRRLIIGVNLGRCLVLAALAAAVLAGVATVPLICLAFFLAGVGETLADTAAGALLPSVVPPERLEQANSRLFATFVIGNQFAAKPLGAYLFVVAAALPFGFDAATFGLAALLLALLRWRPVPPAATVDAGSRRSLRADIAAGVRALWGVPVLRTLAGCIAVMNVAFCAAFAAFVLYARQRLGLTEVGYGLLLTASALGGLAGSTLATRLRARFGAPALLRVGLLIEIGLQVVLPSTRNAWVAGTALAVWGMHGMVWGVLVVSLRQRLVPDRLRGRVNSVYSLADLGGAALGTVTGGLVAQATGSILAPFWLAAGALALLTALAWRRLADAAG